From a single Nothobranchius furzeri strain GRZ-AD chromosome 9, NfurGRZ-RIMD1, whole genome shotgun sequence genomic region:
- the cnsta gene encoding consortin — protein sequence MDQNGQFDREGRTISQVQVDGFDLCDNSPSAEALAAQTRNLNEIKALTQNLPLSQSDEGGTCGLIQKPSPNDSGKEWKEVEKGNEVHTGMARDENEEEDIDDAMEEESETSSSLVCCQSPDIPMTDSSYSETGSLLETLYPFSPGTSPEPTSPVIPVVSPETLHPISSLDLSQSGAVSIASMTGGVTCTHGPSFTTGPVDFNTQGTTSDPCLGSPACTFTEDSDRRVKESLTSPCGSTSSRGAASSAAGHLCSGAVTSTSPEPTQLNSSTAASTTAEVLTTGLNPANIEFTSVTSPLTSNHEQNTSTSETTSSSFSTCSTGSVLSPTHLESLEQLAQRDDDTHLPRYLHQIAESFVLQKDYQRALWFIQLERLYHQRVLDNLNALQERWESRCGKTTSDLETHHLDTLKHICQTHTRPRTKDTECASLDTLRPKSERGGSRPSCTSSHQVEGRMDHKAEDLSPPVKHSSNLLDSHKNIQEDPRGEMEGRGISHRSELTEQQDRGREEDGGVRCTTSALGNGLHPPTAEEVDQSDPAEQQEVDLRCARERETKGEKDESDIEEAAEALEMEDEGAEDDGEEKHKGGDQESLSVKTLACGGELEEQQQLLLDDLLYNESRQCQDTQESTKTSRHKETLPPEEAHLKQQEQCAEEEEEEDYEADPAHLIREAPSLDEMARLITVEEISPTSGLVSILKKRSVRLETLSTSVSSELLPENPTAKRRVRFRVPDDGYENDVGSGDSCLLLFLLCLVTVVISIGGTALYCAFGDAQSSVCQDFSRNVDFYVVQMHRGIAQLQHWLVSDS from the exons ATGGATCAGAATG GTCAGTTTGACAGAGAGGGCAGAACGATATCACAGGTCCAGGTGGACGGGTTTGACCTCTGTGATAACTCGCCCAGCGCTGAAGCTCTCGCCGCCCAAACAAGGAACCTCAACGAGATCAAGGCTCTCACACAAAATCTACCCCTTTCACAAAGTGATGAGGGGGGAACGTGCGGCCTCATCCAAAAACCCTCTCCTAATGACAGTGGGAAGGAGTGGAAGGAGGTGGAGAAGGGAAACGAGGTACACACTGGAATGGCTAGAGATGAGAATGAAGAAGAAGACATCGATGATGCTATGGAGGAAGAATCAGAGACGTCAAGCTCGTTAGTTTGCTGCCAGTCTCCAGATATTCCCATGACTGATTCTTCATACTCAGAAACTG GAAGTCTGCTGGAGACGCTGTACCCGTTCAGTCCTGGGACAAGTCCAGAGCCCACATCTCCTGTCATTCCAGTAGTCAGTCCAGAAACTTTACATCCCATCAGTTCATTGGACCTGAGCCAGAGTGGTGCTGTGTCCATTGCCTCCATGACAGGGGGGGTGACCTGCACACACGGACCTTCCTTTACCACTGGGCCAGTAGATTTTAACACACAGGGGACAACCTCTGACCCGTGTCTTGGCAGCCCTGCTTGTACATTTACAGAAGACTCTGACAGGAGAGTAAAAGAGTCACTTACCTCACCCTGTGGGTCCACTTCTAGCAGAGGGGCTGCCAGCTCAGCTGCTGGACATCTCTGCTCAGGTGCAGTGACATCCACATCACCTGAACCAACACAACTCAACTCTTCCACTGCTGCAAGTACAACAGCAGAAGTCCTCACCACGGGGCTGAATCCAGCAAATATAGAGTTCACCTCCGTGACATCACCTTTAACCTCAAATCACGAACAGAATACCTCCACTTCAGAGACCACTTCCTCCTCCTTCTCTACATGCTCTACTGGATCTGTTTTAAGCCCCACTCACCTGGAGTCTCTGGAACAGCTGGCACAAAGAGACGATGATACTCACCTTCCACGATACCTTCACCAG ATTGCTGAGTCCTTTGTTCTTCAGAAAGATT ATCAGCGAGCGCTGTGGTTCATCCAGCTAGAGAGACTCTACCACCAGAGAGTGTTGGACAATCTGAATGCACTTCAGGAGCGATGgg AGAGTCGCTGTGGAAAGACGACCTCTGACCTGGAAACCCACCACCTGGACACACTTAAACACATCTGCCAGACACACACTCG ACCGAGGACAAAAGATACTGAG TGTGCTTCTCTGGACACTTTGAGACCTAAATCTGAAAGAGGTGGTTCACGGCCTTCATGCACTTCAT CCCATCAGGTTGAAGGAAGGATGGATCACAAAGCTGAAGACTTATCTCCTCCTGTCAAACACTCCAGTAATTTGCTCGATTCCCACAAAAATATCCAGGAAGACCCTAGAGGAGAAATGGAGGGGAGGGGTATTTCCCACAGATCAGAGCTGACTGAACAGCAAGACCGTGGCAGAGAGGAGGACGGAGGGGTGAGATGCACCACTTCAGCCCTAGGAAACGGGCTGCACCCCCCTACAGCTGAGGAAGTGGATCAGTCCGATCCTGCAGAGCAGCAGGAAGTAGATTTAAGATGTGCACGGGAAAGGGAGACAAAAGGGGAGAAAGATGAGAGTGACATAGAGGAGGCGGCTGAAGCTTTGGAGATGGAGGATGAGGGAGCAGAAGATGATGGAGAGGAGAAGCACAAGGGAGGAGACCAGGAATCTCTGTCAGTGAAGACACTGGCCTGTGGGGGGGAGTTAGAGGAACAACAACAGCTGCTGCTGGATGATTTACTATATAATGAGAGCCGGCAGTGCCAAGACACACAG GAGAGCACTAAAACCAGCCGGCATAAGGAGACACTCCCTCCTGAGGAGGCCCATCTGAAGCAGCAGGAGCAGtgtgcagaggaggaggaggaggaagactaTGAAGCTGACCCAGCTCACTTGATAAGAGAAGCTCCTTCACTGGACGAAATGGCAAGACTCATCACTGTTGAAGAG ATATCTCCTACCTCTGGTCTCGTCTCCATATTGAAGAAACGAAGCGTTCGTTTGGAGACTCTGAGCACATCTGTCAGTTCTGAGCTCCTGCCTGAAAACCCCACTGCCAAAAGACGTGTCCGCTTCAGAGTTCCCGATGATGGCTATGAGAACG ATGTCGGTAGTGGAGATTCCTGTCTGCTCCTCTTCCTTCTGTGTCTAGTGACAGTAGTGATCAGCATTGGTGGCACCGCCCTTTACTGTGCTTTCGGCGATGCCCAGTCCTCCGTCTGTCAGGACTTCTCCAGAAACGTAGACTTCTACGTCGTTCAAATGCACCGTGGGATCGCTCAGCTTCAGCACTGGCTAGTATCCGACTCGTAG